The following are from one region of the Rhizobacter sp. AJA081-3 genome:
- a CDS encoding c(7)-type cytochrome triheme domain-containing protein produces MTGVWRKLFVWGGSIVSAAALAAAPALWVALEKDGLHDPANPAIKLLQQPAEALAPLPRDTAGNQVRWVQALDSGAINPRTNILPETKVRVLDQDIIVSKFGSMPAVKFPHRQHTLWLDCSNCHNALFKDKIGANKFSMVAILNGEQCGLCHGAVAFPLTECNRCHSVPNESLRKQSAAP; encoded by the coding sequence GTGACCGGTGTCTGGCGCAAGCTCTTCGTCTGGGGGGGCAGCATCGTGAGTGCCGCCGCCCTGGCCGCGGCGCCGGCGCTGTGGGTCGCGCTCGAGAAGGACGGCCTGCACGACCCGGCGAACCCCGCCATCAAGCTGCTGCAGCAACCCGCCGAGGCGCTGGCGCCGCTGCCGCGCGACACCGCCGGCAACCAGGTGCGCTGGGTGCAGGCGCTGGACAGCGGCGCGATCAACCCGCGCACCAACATCCTGCCCGAGACGAAGGTGCGCGTGCTCGACCAGGACATCATCGTCTCCAAGTTCGGCTCGATGCCGGCGGTGAAATTCCCGCACCGCCAGCACACGCTGTGGCTGGACTGCAGCAACTGCCACAACGCCCTGTTCAAGGACAAGATCGGCGCCAACAAGTTCAGCATGGTGGCCATCCTCAACGGCGAGCAGTGCGGCCTGTGCCATGGCGCCGTGGCCTTCCCGCTGACCGAGTGCAACCGCTGCCACAGCGTGCCCAACGAGTCGCTGCGCAAGCAGTCGGCGGCACCATGA
- a CDS encoding c(7)-type cytochrome triheme domain-containing protein: MRWRRPVQLVLLALACALPVATPFAEYGDVVINKRSDKEGVRPVIFPHWFHRIRYRCKVCHSELGFKMRAGANDVLMSDIIDGKFCGMCHNGQVAWGPERCDLCHSGLPRLLPGIAGGAQTSGPGRW, translated from the coding sequence ATGAGATGGCGCCGCCCGGTGCAACTCGTCCTGCTGGCGCTGGCCTGTGCGCTGCCCGTGGCCACGCCCTTCGCGGAATACGGCGACGTGGTGATCAACAAGCGCTCCGACAAGGAGGGCGTGCGGCCGGTGATCTTCCCGCACTGGTTCCACCGCATCCGCTATCGCTGCAAGGTCTGCCACTCGGAGCTCGGCTTCAAGATGCGCGCCGGCGCCAACGACGTGCTGATGAGCGACATCATCGACGGCAAGTTCTGCGGCATGTGCCACAACGGCCAGGTCGCCTGGGGCCCGGAGCGCTGCGACCTGTGCCATTCAGGCCTGCCCAGGTTGCTGCCGGGCATCGCCGGCGGCGCGCAGACCTCCGGGCCGGGGCGGTGGTGA
- a CDS encoding 6-bladed beta-propeller, producing MGPILAALVVLGACAGPQAVRGSMHYGMADAPEGQRLLWPQAPEVPRFLYAGTLTGEQNFRRSEADTGLKAFGRWLVGLDGRGEAPVVLQRPAAVIGDEQGRLFVSDTSRQAVFVFDEKAGELQVWERAEGLANFVAPSGLALAPQGGLFVADAELGIVVRLDALGEPRASIGRGLLQRPTGLARDAATGLLFVADTYAHDIKVFDANGALVRVIGQRGGGDGEFNFPTHLAWANGELYVTDTLNSRVQVFSAEGEVLVRKFGQRGLYLGNLVRPKGVSVDGEGNVYVVESYYDSLLVFSARGEFLLPIGGTGTSTGRFYLPSGVWVDARNRVHIADMFNGRVVLFQFLGGS from the coding sequence ATGGGGCCGATTCTCGCCGCGCTCGTCGTGCTGGGCGCCTGCGCCGGCCCGCAGGCCGTGCGCGGCAGCATGCACTACGGCATGGCCGATGCTCCCGAGGGCCAGCGGCTGCTGTGGCCGCAGGCGCCCGAGGTGCCGCGCTTCCTCTACGCCGGCACGCTGACCGGCGAGCAGAACTTCCGCCGCTCCGAGGCCGACACTGGCCTGAAGGCCTTCGGCCGCTGGCTGGTCGGCCTGGACGGGCGCGGCGAGGCGCCGGTGGTGCTGCAGCGGCCGGCGGCGGTGATCGGCGACGAGCAGGGCCGCCTGTTCGTCAGCGACACCAGCCGGCAGGCGGTGTTCGTGTTCGACGAGAAGGCCGGCGAGCTGCAGGTGTGGGAGCGTGCCGAGGGTCTGGCGAACTTCGTCGCACCCTCGGGCCTGGCGCTGGCGCCGCAGGGCGGGCTGTTCGTCGCCGATGCCGAGCTCGGGATCGTGGTGCGGCTCGATGCGCTGGGCGAGCCGCGCGCGAGCATCGGCCGCGGCCTGCTGCAGCGGCCCACCGGTCTGGCGCGCGACGCCGCGACCGGCCTGCTGTTCGTGGCCGACACCTATGCGCACGACATCAAGGTGTTCGACGCCAACGGCGCGCTGGTGCGGGTGATCGGGCAGCGCGGCGGCGGCGACGGCGAATTCAACTTCCCCACCCACCTGGCCTGGGCGAACGGCGAGCTCTACGTGACCGACACGCTGAACAGCCGCGTGCAGGTGTTCAGCGCCGAGGGCGAGGTGCTGGTGCGCAAGTTCGGCCAGCGTGGCCTGTACCTGGGCAACCTGGTGCGGCCCAAGGGCGTCTCGGTGGACGGCGAGGGCAACGTCTACGTGGTCGAGTCCTACTACGACAGCTTGCTGGTGTTCTCCGCGCGCGGCGAATTCCTGCTGCCCATCGGCGGCACCGGCACCTCCACCGGGCGCTTCTACCTGCCCTCGGGCGTGTGGGTCGATGCGCGCAACCGCGTGCACATCGCCGACATGTTCAACGGCCGCGTGGTGCTGTTCCAGTTCCTGGGGGGCAGCTGA
- a CDS encoding cytochrome c3 family protein has protein sequence MLARRFASVLLVLLLAAPSLAQRVSDVRGTRHNLSTSGTGGTHAASGGTSEVCVFCHTPHGATQQDLGGASMRAPLWNRRVPDGATYTPYTSSSLDAQAILDGLSAQPGGSSKLCLSCHDGTLAIGNVNVLNGNANVSIPMTGTGPGGVMPAGEGVTSGFTRFLGTDLRNDHPISVTYSSALAARDGELRPVDAAQRWPAGSGSVIGVRSPGVKPLLPLEPTGNNGAGQVQCATCHDPHVRELDPAKGNQKFLRTQRFQEATPTGAHNAAADIICLSCHDKNSGLGVWAFSAHARPDVANETYRDAAAALREFPAGTPVWKASCLNCHDTHTVQGARRLTREGTDAPLPPGNPLAAKQGGNPALEKTCYQCHTSSASAVLNTVTQVPNIESEFNLAVRMPITTAEQGGSTQEVHDIGGNFSDGSLDCSGPTNRCGADMLESRNLLAQRHAECTDCHNPHRVVKFRSFTGGAAGISGTPDAAGTHRHDETTGYTHTNIASGVLRGGFGVEPSYASTSFQSLPSGYTVKRGDPGASVDTSVSASYVTREYQICLKCHSDYGYTDNNVYPLGTRPALGRSGGTPPGSNNLTVYTNQAKEFQAPVTHRGEGTKANSGAGSNYATNNHRSWHPVMDATGRNGANAAAFRAPWGNAIGTQTMYCSDCHGSNTADNSVVPPGGEDGTPWGPHGSNNNFLLKGVWNSTVGADSRGDNGPNANGLCFKCHNPNTYANRNGSGTTGFFNGDRGNLHAYHTDKIERIRCNWCHVAVPHGWKNKALLVNLNDVGPEAGRAGNEEWRENASAQAFNQEPYYLNAKLKVRNFATSGNWVDTNCGSNNSATTFGTNGNSTANGRDWMRDVCSNPP, from the coding sequence ATGCTCGCGCGCCGGTTCGCCTCGGTCCTGCTGGTGCTGCTGCTCGCCGCGCCCTCGCTCGCGCAGCGCGTGTCGGACGTGCGTGGCACGCGGCACAACCTGTCGACCAGCGGCACCGGCGGCACGCATGCCGCGAGCGGCGGCACCAGCGAGGTCTGCGTGTTCTGCCACACGCCGCACGGCGCCACGCAGCAGGACCTGGGCGGCGCGTCGATGCGCGCACCGCTGTGGAACCGGCGCGTGCCCGACGGCGCCACCTACACGCCCTACACCTCCTCGTCGCTCGACGCGCAGGCCATCCTCGACGGGCTGAGCGCGCAGCCCGGCGGCAGCTCCAAGCTGTGCCTGTCGTGCCACGACGGCACGCTGGCCATCGGCAACGTCAACGTGCTCAACGGCAATGCCAATGTGTCGATTCCGATGACGGGCACAGGCCCGGGCGGCGTGATGCCCGCCGGCGAAGGCGTGACCAGCGGCTTCACGCGCTTCCTCGGCACCGACCTGCGCAACGACCACCCGATCTCGGTCACCTACAGCAGCGCGCTGGCCGCGCGCGACGGCGAGTTGCGGCCGGTGGATGCGGCGCAGCGCTGGCCGGCCGGCAGCGGCAGCGTGATCGGCGTGCGCTCGCCCGGCGTGAAGCCGCTGCTGCCACTGGAGCCGACCGGCAACAACGGCGCCGGGCAGGTGCAGTGCGCCACCTGCCACGATCCGCACGTGCGCGAGCTCGACCCGGCCAAGGGCAACCAGAAGTTCCTGCGCACCCAGCGCTTCCAGGAGGCGACGCCGACCGGTGCGCACAACGCCGCCGCCGACATCATCTGCCTGTCCTGCCACGACAAGAATTCGGGCCTGGGCGTGTGGGCCTTCTCGGCGCACGCGCGGCCCGACGTCGCCAACGAGACCTACCGCGACGCGGCCGCGGCGCTGCGCGAGTTCCCGGCCGGCACGCCGGTGTGGAAGGCCTCCTGCCTGAACTGCCACGACACCCACACCGTGCAGGGCGCACGCCGCCTGACGCGCGAAGGCACCGACGCGCCACTGCCGCCGGGCAACCCGCTGGCCGCCAAGCAGGGCGGCAACCCGGCGCTGGAGAAGACCTGCTACCAGTGCCACACGAGTTCGGCCTCGGCGGTGCTCAACACCGTGACGCAGGTGCCCAACATCGAGAGCGAGTTCAACCTCGCGGTGCGCATGCCCATCACCACCGCCGAGCAGGGCGGCAGCACGCAGGAAGTGCACGACATCGGCGGCAACTTCAGCGACGGCTCGCTGGACTGCAGCGGCCCGACGAACCGCTGCGGCGCCGACATGCTGGAGTCGCGCAACCTGCTCGCGCAGCGCCATGCCGAGTGCACCGACTGCCACAACCCGCACCGCGTGGTGAAGTTCCGCTCCTTCACCGGCGGCGCCGCCGGCATCTCCGGCACGCCGGATGCGGCCGGCACGCACCGCCACGACGAGACCACCGGCTACACGCATACCAACATCGCCTCGGGTGTGCTGCGCGGGGGATTCGGCGTCGAGCCGAGCTACGCGTCCACCTCGTTCCAGAGCCTGCCCAGCGGCTACACCGTCAAGCGTGGCGACCCGGGCGCGAGCGTCGACACCTCGGTCAGCGCGAGCTACGTGACGCGCGAATACCAGATCTGCCTGAAGTGCCACAGCGACTACGGCTACACCGACAACAACGTCTACCCGCTGGGCACCCGGCCCGCGCTCGGGCGCAGCGGCGGCACGCCGCCGGGCAGCAACAACCTGACCGTCTACACCAACCAGGCGAAGGAGTTCCAGGCGCCGGTGACGCACCGCGGCGAAGGTACCAAGGCGAACAGCGGCGCGGGCAGCAACTACGCGACCAACAACCACCGCTCCTGGCACCCGGTGATGGACGCCACCGGCCGCAACGGCGCCAACGCGGCGGCCTTCCGAGCGCCCTGGGGCAATGCGATCGGCACGCAGACCATGTACTGCAGCGACTGCCACGGCAGCAACACCGCCGACAACAGCGTCGTGCCGCCCGGCGGCGAGGACGGCACGCCCTGGGGGCCGCACGGCTCGAACAACAACTTCCTGCTCAAGGGTGTGTGGAACAGCACGGTGGGCGCCGACAGCCGCGGCGACAACGGCCCCAACGCCAACGGCTTGTGCTTCAAGTGCCACAACCCGAACACCTACGCCAACCGCAACGGCAGCGGCACCACCGGCTTCTTCAACGGCGACCGCGGCAACCTGCACGCGTACCACACCGACAAGATCGAGCGCATCCGCTGCAACTGGTGCCACGTGGCGGTGCCGCATGGCTGGAAGAACAAGGCGCTGCTGGTGAACCTCAACGACGTCGGCCCCGAGGCCGGCCGCGCGGGCAACGAGGAGTGGCGCGAGAACGCCTCCGCGCAGGCCTTCAACCAGGAGCCCTACTACCTGAACGCCAAACTGAAGGTGCGCAACTTCGCCACCAGCGGCAACTGGGTCGACACCAACTGCGGCTCGAACAATTCGGCCACCACCTTCGGCACCAACGGCAACAGCACGGCGAACGGCCGCGACTGGATGCGCGACGTGTGCAGCAACCCGCCATGA
- a CDS encoding cytochrome c biogenesis protein ResB, whose protein sequence is MNHAATHRALIAHFGSLRTTLVCMGLLGAAAFAGQAGGGFGVVALSTAIALLAVNLLAALVVHPAFRRQLPLLVFHLALLALVVLVGIGRLSSLDGRFELAQGVDFDGRLIESSAGAWHRDGLAKLAFRHDGFEIDYAPGRKRGATRNRVTWHDEDGTPRNAVIGDHRPLLIDGYRIYTSPNKGFAPMLTWTPKQGEPVSGTVHLPAFPMHELRQSREWTLPDGRVAWVLLQIDETLIDPAAAARFRVPEQHRLVLRMDPMRAEMRPGQSVQIEGGTLTYVGLRSWMGYRVSYDPTLPWLLAAALLAALSLAWHYTQRFFFPARVAAPARAALQGAVDA, encoded by the coding sequence ATGAACCACGCAGCGACACACCGCGCACTGATCGCGCACTTCGGCTCGCTGCGCACGACACTGGTCTGCATGGGCCTGCTCGGCGCGGCGGCCTTCGCCGGCCAGGCCGGCGGTGGGTTCGGTGTGGTGGCGCTGTCCACCGCGATCGCGCTGCTGGCGGTCAACCTGCTCGCCGCGCTGGTGGTGCACCCGGCCTTCCGGCGTCAGCTGCCCTTGCTGGTCTTCCACCTCGCGCTGCTCGCCCTGGTCGTGCTCGTGGGGATCGGGCGGCTCAGTTCGCTCGACGGCCGCTTCGAACTGGCGCAGGGCGTCGATTTCGACGGCCGGCTCATCGAGTCCAGCGCCGGCGCCTGGCACCGCGACGGGCTGGCGAAGCTGGCGTTCCGACACGACGGCTTCGAGATCGACTACGCGCCCGGCCGCAAACGCGGCGCCACGCGCAACCGCGTCACCTGGCACGACGAAGACGGTACGCCCCGCAACGCGGTGATCGGCGACCACCGGCCGCTGCTGATCGACGGCTACCGCATCTACACCAGCCCGAACAAGGGCTTCGCGCCGATGCTGACCTGGACGCCGAAGCAAGGCGAGCCGGTCAGCGGCACGGTGCACCTGCCGGCCTTCCCGATGCACGAGCTGCGCCAGTCGCGCGAATGGACATTGCCCGACGGGCGTGTCGCCTGGGTGCTGCTGCAGATCGACGAGACGCTGATCGACCCTGCCGCAGCGGCGCGTTTTCGCGTGCCCGAGCAGCACCGCCTGGTGCTGCGCATGGACCCGATGCGCGCCGAAATGCGGCCCGGCCAGAGTGTGCAGATCGAGGGCGGCACGCTCACCTACGTCGGCCTGCGCAGCTGGATGGGCTACCGTGTCTCCTACGACCCGACGCTGCCCTGGCTGCTGGCCGCCGCGCTGCTGGCGGCACTGTCGCTGGCCTGGCACTACACGCAGCGTTTCTTCTTCCCGGCCCGCGTGGCCGCGCCCGCGCGGGCCGCGCTGCAGGGAGCCGTCGATGCCTGA
- the ccsA gene encoding cytochrome c biogenesis protein CcsA has protein sequence MPDALPDAMPDAFVLWAALAGYAMVALMAVPAMGVPWQPSTRRAQAMAALALVAALALHTLSLGLRWSALGHGPFTTMHEILSSNLWSLALVFALAWWAVRELRGALLLVMPVLATLAVWLLMADARPGHLPPTYATPLLYLHTLVGKLYLGLLLVAMALGLVPALRRTAWGAARCAGLPDDRRFDELAHRFAAYALVFDTLMLIVGAVWAQDAWGRYWAWDPLETWAFASWLALAAALHARASLRPAPALFGLWLAGVFVLAFLTFFGVPFISTAPHKGAV, from the coding sequence ATGCCTGATGCTTTGCCCGACGCAATGCCCGACGCGTTCGTGCTCTGGGCGGCACTGGCCGGCTACGCGATGGTTGCGCTGATGGCCGTGCCGGCGATGGGCGTGCCGTGGCAGCCAAGCACGCGCCGCGCGCAGGCCATGGCCGCGCTCGCGCTGGTCGCCGCGCTCGCCTTGCACACGCTGTCGCTGGGGCTGCGCTGGAGCGCGCTCGGCCACGGCCCGTTCACGACCATGCACGAGATCCTCAGCAGCAACCTGTGGAGCCTGGCACTGGTCTTCGCGCTCGCCTGGTGGGCGGTGCGCGAGCTGCGTGGCGCACTGCTGCTGGTGATGCCGGTGCTGGCCACGCTGGCCGTGTGGCTGCTGATGGCCGACGCGCGGCCCGGCCACTTGCCACCCACCTACGCCACGCCGCTGCTGTACCTGCACACCCTGGTCGGCAAGCTCTACCTCGGCCTGCTGCTGGTGGCGATGGCACTCGGCCTCGTGCCGGCGTTGCGCCGCACGGCCTGGGGCGCGGCACGCTGCGCCGGGCTGCCCGACGACCGCCGCTTCGACGAGCTCGCGCACCGCTTCGCAGCGTACGCGCTGGTGTTCGACACGCTGATGCTGATCGTCGGCGCGGTGTGGGCGCAGGATGCCTGGGGCCGCTACTGGGCCTGGGATCCGCTGGAGACCTGGGCCTTCGCGAGCTGGCTCGCGCTGGCCGCGGCGCTGCACGCACGCGCCAGCTTGCGGCCGGCGCCGGCGCTTTTCGGTCTCTGGCTGGCCGGCGTGTTCGTGCTCGCCTTCCTGACCTTCTTCGGCGTCCCCTTCATCTCCACCGCGCCGCACAAGGGGGCGGTGTGA
- a CDS encoding tetratricopeptide repeat protein yields the protein MKAAVRRDRRWLGLVLTAAVVLLGGAWFARLEPTHPAEAPVQEGGELRRHFDAAVLLLHSRQYRDAQTSLQRVLDLAPQLPEAHANMGFALLGLQQAVPARAAFERAIALKADQANAYYGLALAHEAGGDLELALGAMRSYLHLARSEGEAHLRRARAAVWEWETQIGQRRASGKP from the coding sequence GTGAAAGCCGCCGTGCGCCGCGATCGCCGCTGGCTCGGCCTCGTGCTGACGGCCGCCGTCGTGCTGCTGGGCGGCGCCTGGTTCGCCCGGCTCGAGCCCACGCACCCGGCCGAGGCGCCGGTGCAGGAGGGCGGCGAACTGCGCCGGCACTTCGACGCCGCGGTGCTGCTGCTGCACTCGCGCCAGTACCGCGACGCGCAGACCTCGCTGCAGCGGGTTCTCGACCTCGCGCCGCAGCTGCCCGAGGCCCATGCCAACATGGGATTCGCGCTGCTCGGCCTGCAGCAGGCGGTACCTGCGCGCGCTGCCTTCGAGCGTGCCATCGCGCTGAAGGCCGACCAGGCCAATGCCTACTACGGCCTGGCGCTGGCACACGAAGCCGGCGGTGACCTCGAACTCGCGCTCGGCGCCATGCGCAGCTACCTGCATCTCGCGCGCAGCGAGGGCGAAGCGCACCTGCGCCGCGCCCGCGCCGCCGTGTGGGAGTGGGAAACGCAGATCGGCCAGCGCCGTGCTTCCGGCAAGCCGTGA
- the ccmI gene encoding c-type cytochrome biogenesis protein CcmI, translated as MTVFWSVVALLLGGALLMLLPPLWRSRAAAEPVTRGAANLAVYRDQWREAEQDLGQGLLAPDQIEPVREDIQRRWLEDAAAPATPALAPALPAAPRAARRSAIALGLLLPLASVLTYLALGEPGSLVPVAPPAAPAPGEARHSLTPEQIQARVAALSERLKAEPGNAEGWVMLGRSYVVLGRYRDAATAWRRAADLLPANATLLADLADVSAMAQGKRLAGEPARLIQQALDADPRHVKALALAGSAAFEARDPAAARGYWERVLALVPPDSDIARSVQGSIAQATRLEAALSAAASPASPAPATVAGAIGGEVSLSPALAARVAAGDTLFVFARAAEGPRMPLAIVRRPVGEWPAAFTLDDSMAMAPNLKLSGFAQVVVSARISRSGNATPQPGDLIGQSAPVAPGVQGLRIAIDAVQP; from the coding sequence ATGACGGTGTTCTGGAGCGTCGTCGCGCTGCTGCTCGGCGGCGCCTTGCTGATGCTGCTGCCGCCGCTGTGGAGGTCGCGTGCCGCGGCCGAGCCGGTGACGCGCGGTGCGGCCAACCTGGCCGTCTACCGCGACCAGTGGCGCGAAGCCGAGCAGGACCTCGGCCAGGGCCTGCTCGCGCCCGACCAGATCGAGCCGGTGCGCGAAGACATCCAGCGCCGCTGGCTGGAAGATGCCGCCGCACCGGCCACGCCCGCGTTGGCGCCGGCCCTGCCAGCGGCGCCGCGGGCCGCGCGTCGCAGTGCCATCGCACTCGGCCTGCTGCTGCCGCTGGCCAGCGTGCTGACCTATCTGGCGCTGGGCGAGCCGGGCTCGTTGGTGCCGGTGGCGCCGCCCGCCGCGCCCGCGCCCGGCGAGGCCCGTCACAGCCTGACGCCGGAGCAGATCCAGGCGCGCGTGGCGGCCCTGTCTGAGCGCCTCAAAGCCGAACCCGGCAACGCCGAAGGCTGGGTGATGCTGGGCCGCTCGTATGTCGTGCTCGGCCGCTACCGCGATGCCGCCACCGCCTGGCGGCGCGCTGCCGACCTGTTGCCGGCCAATGCCACGCTGCTGGCCGATCTCGCCGACGTGTCGGCGATGGCGCAAGGCAAGCGGCTGGCCGGCGAGCCGGCCAGGCTGATCCAGCAGGCGCTCGACGCCGATCCGCGCCACGTGAAAGCGCTGGCGCTGGCCGGCAGCGCCGCCTTCGAGGCGCGCGACCCCGCTGCTGCGCGCGGCTACTGGGAGCGTGTGCTCGCGCTGGTGCCGCCGGATTCCGACATCGCCCGCTCCGTGCAGGGCAGCATCGCGCAGGCGACGAGGCTCGAAGCGGCGCTGAGCGCGGCGGCGTCTCCCGCATCGCCGGCGCCGGCCACCGTGGCCGGTGCGATCGGCGGCGAGGTGAGCCTGAGCCCGGCGCTGGCCGCACGCGTGGCGGCAGGCGACACGCTGTTCGTCTTCGCGCGCGCGGCCGAGGGGCCGCGCATGCCGCTGGCCATCGTGCGCCGGCCGGTCGGCGAGTGGCCCGCCGCCTTCACGCTGGACGACAGCATGGCGATGGCGCCGAACCTCAAGCTGTCGGGCTTTGCGCAGGTGGTGGTGAGCGCGCGCATCTCGCGCAGCGGCAACGCCACGCCGCAGCCTGGCGACCTGATCGGCCAGAGCGCGCCGGTGGCGCCGGGTGTTCAGGGGCTGCGCATCGCCATCGACGCGGTGCAGCCCTGA
- a CDS encoding tetratricopeptide repeat protein: MSIARPIAALTLAALMFPALAEPLQDGIAAMHRKDYPAALQLLEPLARAGNAQAQLRMGLLHYHGHGVRESDAQAVQWFERAARQGLAEAQFQLGNMYAYGLAEPGADADPNRLAAQWYFEAARQGHAEAQYSLGILFLSGSGVVQDDAEATRWIGRAAAQGHADASAYLKGKKP; this comes from the coding sequence ATGTCGATCGCCAGACCCATTGCTGCCCTGACCCTCGCTGCCTTGATGTTTCCCGCGCTGGCGGAACCCCTGCAGGACGGCATCGCCGCCATGCACCGCAAGGACTACCCCGCCGCCCTGCAACTGCTGGAGCCGCTCGCCCGCGCCGGCAACGCCCAGGCCCAGTTGCGCATGGGGCTGCTGCACTACCACGGCCACGGCGTCCGCGAAAGCGACGCGCAGGCCGTGCAGTGGTTCGAGCGCGCTGCGCGCCAGGGGCTGGCCGAAGCCCAGTTCCAGCTAGGCAATATGTATGCCTATGGCCTGGCCGAACCCGGCGCCGATGCCGACCCCAACCGGCTGGCTGCGCAGTGGTACTTCGAGGCCGCACGCCAGGGGCATGCCGAGGCGCAGTACAGCCTGGGCATCCTCTTTCTCAGCGGTTCGGGCGTGGTGCAGGACGATGCCGAGGCGACACGCTGGATCGGCCGTGCCGCCGCGCAGGGCCATGCCGATGCCAGCGCCTACCTGAAGGGCAAGAAGCCCTGA
- a CDS encoding HAMP domain-containing protein: MNSAVAPAAPAPLPLRKSLRAKGLLATVVLLLYLLGSVAYVAAERGRIDENVKELQALLRHEKVLALAEAAVNGALVDVNLAASAALPGNAPLSPDFAQHMASSTALFGALDEFDAAYAHIQRVIERSYGELLAEPIGGNWRHLRESLARASDELEIRRRSLIDRREAMTTDYQRHFDAVTVESLLLSLLGIVVFGAIVAWFFARLTGDIRRLEAHAHRIVHGGRGVDLPVRRDDELGRLMMAVNRMSADLDEREKQIELDGQRRSHRDKMMAVGALAAGVAHEVNNPLAVIAGVAQDLGALEGSVPAPRVAEAAQLILSQAQRASQASRNLAELAAPQPTEFDWVDVNAMVRRVLQLMGYDRRYRSIGFHSQLDGELPAVQAPAAALQQVLMQMASLGCDAMPPAAPAPGSVRVTTSRAPLGVEVLLEFPVRLDFTRADVQRALLLSRAMIEPLGARLAFGQDSGPLLRIKLAWPADPAKA, encoded by the coding sequence ATGAACTCGGCGGTCGCACCGGCGGCGCCCGCGCCGCTGCCACTGCGCAAGTCGCTGCGCGCCAAGGGCCTGCTGGCCACCGTGGTGCTGCTGCTGTACCTGCTCGGCTCGGTGGCTTACGTGGCGGCCGAGCGCGGCCGCATCGACGAGAACGTGAAAGAACTGCAGGCCCTGCTGCGCCACGAGAAGGTGCTGGCCCTCGCCGAGGCGGCGGTCAACGGTGCGCTGGTCGATGTCAACCTGGCTGCGAGTGCGGCGCTGCCTGGAAATGCTCCGCTCTCACCCGACTTCGCGCAGCACATGGCATCGAGCACGGCGCTGTTCGGCGCCCTCGACGAATTCGATGCGGCCTACGCCCACATCCAGCGCGTCATCGAACGAAGCTACGGCGAACTGCTGGCCGAGCCGATCGGCGGCAACTGGCGCCACCTGCGCGAGTCGCTTGCGCGGGCCTCCGACGAACTGGAGATCCGCCGCCGCAGCCTGATCGATCGGCGCGAGGCGATGACGACCGACTACCAGCGCCACTTCGATGCGGTGACGGTCGAGTCGCTGCTGCTATCGCTGCTGGGCATCGTGGTGTTCGGCGCCATCGTCGCGTGGTTCTTCGCGCGGCTGACCGGCGACATCCGCCGGCTCGAGGCGCACGCCCACCGCATCGTGCACGGCGGCCGCGGCGTCGACCTGCCGGTGCGCCGCGACGACGAGCTCGGCCGGCTGATGATGGCGGTGAACCGCATGTCGGCCGATCTGGACGAGCGCGAGAAGCAGATCGAACTCGACGGCCAGCGCCGCTCGCACCGCGACAAGATGATGGCCGTGGGGGCGCTGGCCGCCGGCGTGGCACACGAGGTCAACAACCCGCTGGCGGTGATCGCCGGCGTGGCGCAGGACCTCGGCGCGCTCGAGGGCAGCGTGCCGGCGCCGCGCGTGGCCGAAGCGGCGCAGTTGATCCTGTCGCAGGCGCAGCGCGCCTCGCAGGCCTCGCGCAACCTGGCCGAGCTGGCCGCGCCGCAGCCCACCGAGTTCGACTGGGTCGACGTCAATGCGATGGTCCGGCGCGTGCTGCAGTTGATGGGCTACGACCGGCGCTATCGCAGCATCGGCTTCCACAGCCAGCTCGACGGCGAGCTGCCCGCGGTGCAGGCGCCGGCCGCCGCACTGCAGCAGGTGCTGATGCAGATGGCGTCGCTCGGCTGCGACGCGATGCCGCCGGCAGCGCCTGCGCCGGGCTCGGTGCGCGTGACGACGAGCCGCGCGCCGCTGGGCGTGGAGGTGCTGCTCGAATTCCCGGTGCGCCTGGACTTCACGCGCGCCGACGTGCAGCGGGCGCTGTTGCTCAGCCGTGCCATGATCGAGCCGCTGGGTGCGCGGCTTGCGTTCGGTCAAGACAGCGGGCCCCTGCTGCGCATTAAGCTGGCGTGGCCTGCCGATCCGGCAAAGGCGTGA